The following proteins are encoded in a genomic region of Chelmon rostratus isolate fCheRos1 chromosome 3, fCheRos1.pri, whole genome shotgun sequence:
- the tet2 gene encoding methylcytosine dioxygenase TET2 → METEQARHETEESLILAQFGTSHNIAHKLQNGGQSSEGDSLQITGDTNWNHYKPGTGANSMKRDRENCNSPASVQGLFDQGSYMMNGELMNGELKHALTEQSLLVHQPKKLKVDSAIKGNDNMSSSLEDNFPELTKATDFECNTQHTEIKLDKRNCNFPNGDIFSLPRNKQVSIPNGAVSPPSTIESTPGDLLEKTLSQYYPEQVSIAPQTSGQQLDAVNGSVANKLPSEGAQPPSSTSGLPNSAQMPDSHQQQPGASGNVEGGNNYSSVNYIVNGYSNNFEADHQQHQQQQQQQQQQRPPSYSGQEMSQGQLPGMVPPTNTANSSQQHQNGAQCYLDDTNPKGLYAKANQEFNENSFLEQNAHQAAKAGGYGSFPNSGLQKMGQTEEPRSGQHQHHGTDMGHQYGIQPQTLKQNAGNPRGAETVPMGPSLQQPRHTGLENGMENTSQQRANLSCSTPHQRGWIELNSSHSQQQPASGPSSKAQEQDMWRGFPAKPPSEQQTANPQVHCQMLEPNPAQRFQTQGVFTDSSQGSNSFQQQQQDCLPAQTHCAPAQHNTAPEWQQSNSKAPQMHQSLPQKMPEQCNYPQNQQADSRYHTQMQSEHLCEDPDLQDILSPGFLATQQQQPQQQQQHCHLQRPLSHPPQFEGQQLKSPNYRPRSQPQPGQQQLQPTQPLRNNTTQSNSQHIQHSNHTRFSYNNTTEMQQLQQHQRQYPPNSGTSNLKQFQPQRPTNHCQQPINADISQTSTQSQPHLPQGGLNQQVSTQIYPKAEQQLKIPCAQFQRGPRLPLGPVSTHGDFQRHAALRMHLLQKQERQGPPHPPQSISEPKHGLRDVKIENGPRFELPGSQQQEQQLQMREAGIGRMQVKQENQQSLCEQSKRQGSILASMEQSLKQYQLSPVFEKKSLVINSSNRVKVESSGPVTILSTNTDLSGVESSAAVSGNVTLKKPPDSTPKKEHLLQSFMDSPMKLLDTPIKNLLDTPMKTQYDIASCHCVEQISEKDEGPYYTHLGSAPSVASIRELMEKRSGLTGRAIRIEKVIYTGKEGKSTQGCPIAKWVIRRSSVEEKLLVLVRQRTGHTCDTACIIVVILVWEGILPSLADRLYLELSETLTKHGTLTQRRCALNEERTCACQGLDPDACGASFSFGCSWSMYYNGCKFARSKIPRKFKLLGDDVKEEEKVEHNFQSLATLLGPLYKTLAPEAYGNQVEHEHRAPDCRLGLKDGRPFSGVTACLDFCAHAHRDLHNMQGGSTVVCTLTREDNREIGKIPDDEQLHVLPLYKASSTDEFGSEEGQQEKIKSGAIQVLSAFRRQVRMLAEPAKSCRQKKLDAKKAAANKNAMLDNANDKAEKALLAKSKAGTHEHTAQSTPMAGYIPGAMGATLQSGQPTHPFGAHHQQLQQQQHQGILPPYPGSTNTASYPRFPNHPGSFPSTSKPGSTYPPQPPTPASSYPSPLHVPNSYINGSNRPYPGYQCNGGMPLDNYHPFYASNPKHLDVYRQQQPALYSEQQYSVHQRYGVNYPPRYGEPGLQVNGYNACSMRPVHPMRPYAPYGPNGASDPQFMDPLSRAPSAHGGLDYTAAVSKGNQFGGYPNPYLSRSPQILPPGQDPFHMQIKTEMGMPRPQMLSAQLSGGCLNPETQSGLGLPNGSLGSEIKQEPGTPQTPTTPQKPEMWSDNEHNFLDPDIGGVAVAPSHGSVLIECAKRELHATTPLKNPDRNHPTRISLVFYQHKNMNEAKHGLALWEAKMAEKAREKEEDAERNGGEGTPSKGSKKGVKREHSESSEATGEPPYKRFIQALMEGSLSCTTNTYVSTSPYAFTKVTGPYSQFV, encoded by the exons ATGGAAACAGAACAGGCCAGACATGAGACGGAAGAAAGTCTGATATTAGCACAATTTGGCACATCTCACAACATCGCTCACAAACTCCAGAATGGAGGCCAGTCTTCAGAAGGAGATTCGCTACAGATCACTGGGGATACAAACTGGAACCATTACAAGCCCGGCACAGGTGCTAACTCCatgaagagagacagggagaacTGCAACAGCCCTGCTTCAGTGCAAGGGCTGTTCGATCAAGGATCCTATATGATGAATGGAGAATTGATGAATGGAGAGTTGAAGCATGCACTCACCGAGCAGTCCTTACTGGTCCACCAGCCCAAGAAACTTAAAGTAGATTCTGCAATTAAAGGAAATGACAACATGAGCTCCAGTTTGGAAGACAACTTTCCTGAGCTGACAAAGGCAACAGATTTTGAATGCAATACGCAACACACAGAGATTAAGTTAGACAAGAGGAACTGTAATTTTCCTAATGGAGATATTTTCAGTCTACCAAGGAACAAGCAAGTTTCGATTCCAAATGGTGCTGTATCACCCCCCTCAACCATAGAGAGTACTCCAGGTGACCTTTTAGAGAAAACTTTGTCTCAGTATTATCCTGAGCAAGTGTCAATTGCACCACAAACATCTGGACAACAGCTAGATGCTGTCAATGGTTCAGTTGCAAATAAGCTGCCCAGTGAAGGTGCTCAGCCCCCCTCTTCAACCTCAGGATTGCCCAATTCAGCCCAGATGCCTGACTcacatcaacagcagcctgGGGCGTCAGGCAATGTTGAAGGAGGCAACAATTATAGCTCAGTCAACTATATAGTGAATGGATACTCCAACAATTTTGAAGCAGACCACCAGCAgcatcagcaacagcagcagcagcagcagcagcagcgaccACCATCTTACTCTGGTCAGGAGATGTCTCAAGGTCAGCTGCCTGGCATGGTCCCACCAACAAATACTGCCAATAGCTCACAACAACATCAAAATGGAGCGCAGTGTTATCTAGACGACACAAATCCTAAAGGGTTATATGCGAAAGCAAACCAGGAGTTTAATGAGAACTCCTTTCTGGAGCAAAATGCTCATCAAGCAGCAAAGGCAGGTGGATATGGGTCCTTTCCCAACTCTGGATTACAGAAGATGGGGCAAACTGAGGAACCCAGGTCTGGTCAGCATCAACACCATGGCACTGACATGGGCCACCAATATGGGATTCAACCCCAAACCTTGAAACAAAATGCTGGGAACCCACGTGGAGCTGAGACGGTACCCATGGGGCCCAGTCTCCAGCAGCCACGTCATACTGGGCTAGAAAACGGGATGGAGAACACATCTCAGCAGAGAGCCAACTTATCATGTTCGACTCCCCACCAGAGAGGCTGGATAGAGCTTAACTCTTCACATTCCCAGCAGCAACCAGCAAGTGGCCCGTCATCCAAGGCACAAGAGCAGGACATGTGGAGGGGCTTCCCTGCTAAGCCTCcgtcagagcagcagacagctaACCCCCAGGTTCACTGCCAGATGTTGGAGCCAAATCCAGCACAAAGATTCCAGACACAGGGAGTTTTCACAGATAGCAGCCAGGGGTCTAACAGcttccagcagcaacagcaggactGTCTCCCAGCCCAAACACACTGTGCTCCAGCCCAGCACAACACTGCCCCTGAGTGGCAGCAATCAAATTCTAAAGCACCACAAATGCATCAGTCTCTACCCCAGAAAATGCCCGAGCAGTGCAACTACCCCCAAAATCAGCAGGCAGACAGCCGCTACCACACCCAAATGCAGTCAGAGCACTTGTGTGAAGACCCTGACCTGCAGGATATACTATCACCTGGATTTTTagcaacacagcaacagcagccacagcagcaacaacagcactgTCATCTTCAACGTCCCTTGTCCCACCCACCACAATTTGAAGGGCAGCAACTCAAGTCTCCCAATTACAGACCTCGCAGTCAGCCTCAGCCaggtcagcagcagcttcaaccCACCCAGCCTCTTAGAAACAATACTACTCAATCCAACAGTCAACACATCCAGCACAGCAACCACACAAGGTTCAGTTACAATAACACAACAGAGAtgcaacaactacaacaacatcaAAGGCAGTATCCACCAAACTCAGGCACCAGTAACCTCAAGCAATTTCAACCACAGCGGCCTACCAACCACTGCCAGCAGCCCATCAATGCGGACATCTCCCAGACCTCTACACAGTCACAACCTCATTTACCACAAGGCGGTTTAAACCAACAGGTATCAACACAGATCTATCCTaaagctgaacagcagctgaagataCCATGCGCTCAGTTCCAAAGAGGACCTCGACTACCTCTTGGACCTGTGAGTACCCACGGAGACTTTCAGAGGCACGCAGCCCTGCGTATGCACCTGTTGCAAAAGCAGGAGCGCCAAGGTCCTCCCCATCCCCCTCAGAGCATTAGTGAACCCAAACATGGCCTGCGAGATGTGAAAATTGAAAACGGACCTAGATTTGAGCTGCCTggttcacagcagcaggagcagcagttaCAAATGCGAGAGGCAGGCATAGGCAGAATGCAAGTCAAGCAGGAGAATCAACAATCCTTGTGCGAGCAAAGCAAGAGGCAGGGAAGCATCTTGGCCTCTATGGAACAAAGTCTGAAGCAGTACCAGCTTTCACCTGTGTTTGAGAAGAAATCCCTGGTCATCAATTCATCAAATAGAGTCAAGGTGGAATCTTCTGGGCCTGTCACAATCCTGTCAACCAACACTGACCTGAGTGGAGTGGAATCATCAGCAGCTGTCTCAGGCAATGTCACTCTAAAAAAACCACCTGATTCCACCCCTAAGAAGGAACACCTCCTACAAAGCTTTATGGACTCTCCTATGAAGCTACTGGACACTCCTATAAAGAATTTATTGGATACtcccatgaaaacacaataTGACATTGCATCGTGCCATTGTGTTG AACAAATCAGTGAGAAGGATGAGGGCCCATATTACACTCACTTGGGGTCAGCGCCTAGTGTTGCCAGTATACGGGAGTTGATGGAGAAAAG GTCTGGTCTAACTGGTCGTGCCATCAGGATTGAGAAGGTAATATACACCGGCAAGGAAGGGAAAAGCACACAGGGGTGCCCCATAGCGAAATGG GTGATTCGTCGATCCAGTGTAGAAGAAAAGCTACTGGTGTTGGTGCGACAACGTACTGGTCACACATGTGACACAGCCTGCATCATTGTGGTAATCCTGGTCTGGGAAGGTATCCTGCCCAGCCTGGCTGACCGCCTCTACCTCGAGCTAAGTGAAACTCTGACAAAGCATGGAACCCTCACCCAGAGACGCTGTGCTCTCAATGAGGA GAGGACCTGTGCATGCCAGGGGTTAGATCCTGACGCCTGTGGAGCATCTTTCTCCTTTGGGTGCTCCTGGAGTATGTACTACAATGGCTGCAAGTTTGCCCGGAGCAAAATACCAAGAAAATTCAAGCTACTAGGAGATGATGTGAAAGAG GAAGAAAAAGTGGAGCACAACTTTCAAAGTCTGGCAACCTTATTGGGTCCCTTGTATAAGACTTTGGCACCTGAAGCGTATGGAAACCAA GTGGAACATGAACACAGGGCACCAGATTGTCGTCTGGGGCTCAAGGACGGCCGCCCCTTCTCTGGGGTCACTGCTTGTCTGGACTTCTGCGCCCACGCTCACAGAGACCTCCATAACATGCAGGGTGGCAGCACTGTG GTGTGTACATTAACAAGAGAGGATAACCGGGAGATCGGAAAAATACCAGATGATGAGCAGCTCCATGTACTGCCTCTTTACAAGGCTTCCAGTACTGATGAATTTGGCAGTGAGGAGGGTCAGCAGGAGAAGATCAAGTCAGGTGCTATTCAAGTCCTCAGTGCCTTCCGCCGTCAGGTGCGCATGCTTGCGGAACCCGCCAAGTCTTGCCGGCAAAAAAAGCTGGATGCTAAGAAGGCAGCTGCCAACAAGAATGCCATGCTTGACAACGCTAATGATAAGGCAGAGAAGGCCCTCCTGGCCAAGTCAAAAGCTGGCACTCATGAGCATACTGCTCAGAGCACTCCTATGGCAG gatATATTCCAGGTGCTATGGGGGCAACCCTTCAGTCAGGTCAGCCAACACACCCTTTTGGGGCCCATCATCagcaactacaacaacaacagcaccagGGCATTCTCCCCCCGTATCCTGGCTCAACAAATACAGCCAGCTATCCCAGGTTCCCCAACCACCCTGGGTCTTTTCCAAGCACTTCCAAGCCAGGCAGCACGTATCCCCCTCAGCCACCAACACCAGCTAGCTCTTACCCCTCCCCGCTCCATGTACCAAACTCCTACATCAATGGATCAAATCGTCCATACCCAGGTTATCAATGTAACGGAGGAATGCCCCTTGACAATTATCATCCATTCTATGCTTCAAACCCAAAGCACCTGGACGTGTATCGACAACAGCAGCCAGCGCTTTACTCAGAGCAGCAGTACAGTGTACATCAACGTTATGGGGTCAATTATCCACCAAGGTATGGTGAACCAGGTTTACAGGTCAATGGTTACAATGCCTGCAGCATGAGGCCAGTTCACCCCATGAGACCTTATGCCCCTTATGGCCCTAATGGAGCCTCTGATCCCCAGTTCATGGACCCTCTCTCAAGAGCACCGTCAGCCCATGGAGGTCTAGACTATACAGCTGCTGTGAGCAAAGGCAATCAGTTTGGAGGATACCCAAATCCATACCTGTCTCGGAGCCCTCAAATCTTACCCCCAGGTCAAGATCCTTTCCATATGCAAATCAAGACAGAGATGGGCATGCCTCGCCCACAGATGCTCTCTGCTCAGTTAAGTGGTGGGTGTTTAAACCCTGAAACACAGTCAGGGTTAGGTCTGCCTAATGGGAGCCTGGGCTCTGAAATTAAGCAGGAGCCTGGAACACCACAGACACCCACAACCCCACAAAAGCCTGAGATGTGGTCAGACAATGAGCACAACTTCTTGGACCCTGACATTGGTGGAGTAGCAGTAGCACCAAGCCACGGCTCAGTCCTCATTGAGTGTGCAAAGAGGGAGCTTCACGCCACAACGCCCCTTAAAAACCCGGACCGCAACCACCCAACACGCATCTCCTTGGTCTTCTACCAGcacaaaaatatgaatgagGCCAAGCATGGTTTGGCATTGTGGGAAGCCAAGATGGCAGAGAAGGCTcgagagaaggaggaagatgcAGAAAGGAATGGTGGTGAGGGGACACCTAGCAAGGGCAGCAAGAAGGGGGTGAAGCGTGAGCATTCAGAGTCATCAGAAGCCACCGGGGAGCCTCCTTACAAGCGCTTTATCCAGGCACTAATGGAGGGGTCCTTGTCGTGCACAACGAACACCTATGTCAGTACATCTCCGTACGCCTTCACCAAGGTCACAGGGCCTTACAGTCAGTTTGTGTAG